In Pseudoliparis swirei isolate HS2019 ecotype Mariana Trench chromosome 9, NWPU_hadal_v1, whole genome shotgun sequence, a genomic segment contains:
- the ppdpfb gene encoding pancreatic progenitor cell differentiation and proliferation factor B, which produces MASIPAGGSLVATTDYYRRRIGSTSSSSSCGSSEYSGEVIPQHPGLPKQDSGHWWSSFFFGKQPGMTPVTEEAQQKAAVQGAVTNGQITCVAKEMVMQHQVSESSGAGSPS; this is translated from the exons ATGGCATCCATTCCAGCAGGCGGTTCTCTCGTGGCGACCACTGACTACTACCGAA GGCGCATTGGTTCTACATCCAGTAGCAGCTCTTGTGGCAGTTCGGAGTACAGTGGAGAGGTCATCCCTCagcatccag GACTCCCCAAGCAGGACTCTGGACATTGGTGGTCCAGTTTCTTCTTTGGGAAGCAGCCAGGCATGACCCCAGTGACCGAGGAGGCACAGCAGAA GGCAGCTGTCCAAGGTGCAGTGACAAATGGTCAGATCACCTGCGTTGCAAAGGAGATGGTGATGCAACACCAAGTGAGTGAGAGCAGTGGTGCAGGAAGCCCCTCATGA
- the tpd52l2b gene encoding tpd52 like 2b isoform X3: MDPASQDINLNSPNKGLVVDQAESLSDVPVEGVVEAGPVGIAANPLPPGLMEEEAEELRTELTKVEEEINTLRQVLSAKERHAVDLKRKLGLSPLDELKQNFSKSWQDVQASNAYLSASATLDDISRSEAYKKTQETLSQAGQKTSAALTTVGSVLSRRLGDMRNSATFKSFEDKMGNLKYKVVGPRGNGEAIGSPTDTTPTQENPPF; encoded by the exons ATGGACCCCGCCAGTCAAG ATATCAACCTGAACTCTCCTAACAAGGGCCTTGTTGTGGATCAAGCAGAAAGCCTTTCCGATGTGCCGGTGGAGGGAGTGGTGGAGGCGGGGCCGGTGGGGATCGCAGCCAACCCTCTTCCACCTGGCCTgatggaggaagaggcagaGGAGCTTCGCACGGAGCTCACCAAG gtggaggaggagatcaacACCCTGCGTCAGGTTTTGTCAGCCAAAGAGAGACACGCTGTAGACCTGAAGAGGAAACTTGGCCTCAGCCCGCTCGACGAACTCAAGCAGAACTTTAGCAAGAGCTGGCAAGACGTACAGGCCTCCAACGC GTATCTGTCTGCCTCTGCCACTCTGGATGACATCTCCCGCTCTGAAGC ATACAAAAAGACTCAAGAGACTCTATCCCAGGCGGGACAGAAGACCAGTGCAGCTTTAACCACAGTGGGCTCGGTCCTCAGCAGGAGACTGGGAGACATGAG GAACTCTGCAACCTTCAAGTCGTTTGAGGATAAAATGGGGAACCTGAAG TACAAGGTTGTTGGTCCCAGAGGAAACGGGGAGGCCATCGGCTCCCCCACTGACACCACCCCCACTCAGGAGAACCCGCCTTTCTGA
- the tpd52l2b gene encoding tpd52 like 2b isoform X1 translates to MDPASQDINLNSPNKGLVVDQAESLSDVPVEGVVEAGPVGIAANPLPPGLMEEEAEELRTELTKVEEEINTLRQVLSAKERHAVDLKRKLGLSPLDELKQNFSKSWQDVQASNAYLSASATLDDISRSEAYKKTQETLSQAGQKTSAALTTVGSVLSRRLGDMRALPFSNSFSNYSIRHSISMPAMRNSATFKSFEDKMGNLKYKVVGPRGNGEAIGSPTDTTPTQENPPF, encoded by the exons ATGGACCCCGCCAGTCAAG ATATCAACCTGAACTCTCCTAACAAGGGCCTTGTTGTGGATCAAGCAGAAAGCCTTTCCGATGTGCCGGTGGAGGGAGTGGTGGAGGCGGGGCCGGTGGGGATCGCAGCCAACCCTCTTCCACCTGGCCTgatggaggaagaggcagaGGAGCTTCGCACGGAGCTCACCAAG gtggaggaggagatcaacACCCTGCGTCAGGTTTTGTCAGCCAAAGAGAGACACGCTGTAGACCTGAAGAGGAAACTTGGCCTCAGCCCGCTCGACGAACTCAAGCAGAACTTTAGCAAGAGCTGGCAAGACGTACAGGCCTCCAACGC GTATCTGTCTGCCTCTGCCACTCTGGATGACATCTCCCGCTCTGAAGC ATACAAAAAGACTCAAGAGACTCTATCCCAGGCGGGACAGAAGACCAGTGCAGCTTTAACCACAGTGGGCTCGGTCCTCAGCAGGAGACTGGGAGACATGAG AGCTCTACCTTTCTCTAATTCCTTTAG CAACTATTCCATTCGCCACTCTATAAGTATGCCCGCCATGAG GAACTCTGCAACCTTCAAGTCGTTTGAGGATAAAATGGGGAACCTGAAG TACAAGGTTGTTGGTCCCAGAGGAAACGGGGAGGCCATCGGCTCCCCCACTGACACCACCCCCACTCAGGAGAACCCGCCTTTCTGA
- the tpd52l2b gene encoding tpd52 like 2b isoform X2 produces the protein MDPASQDINLNSPNKGLVVDQAESLSDVPVEGVVEAGPVGIAANPLPPGLMEEEAEELRTELTKVEEEINTLRQVLSAKERHAVDLKRKLGLSPLDELKQNFSKSWQDVQASNAYLSASATLDDISRSEAYKKTQETLSQAGQKTSAALTTVGSVLSRRLGDMRALPFSNSFSNYSIRHSISMPAMRNSATFKSFEDKMGNLKEMETESV, from the exons ATGGACCCCGCCAGTCAAG ATATCAACCTGAACTCTCCTAACAAGGGCCTTGTTGTGGATCAAGCAGAAAGCCTTTCCGATGTGCCGGTGGAGGGAGTGGTGGAGGCGGGGCCGGTGGGGATCGCAGCCAACCCTCTTCCACCTGGCCTgatggaggaagaggcagaGGAGCTTCGCACGGAGCTCACCAAG gtggaggaggagatcaacACCCTGCGTCAGGTTTTGTCAGCCAAAGAGAGACACGCTGTAGACCTGAAGAGGAAACTTGGCCTCAGCCCGCTCGACGAACTCAAGCAGAACTTTAGCAAGAGCTGGCAAGACGTACAGGCCTCCAACGC GTATCTGTCTGCCTCTGCCACTCTGGATGACATCTCCCGCTCTGAAGC ATACAAAAAGACTCAAGAGACTCTATCCCAGGCGGGACAGAAGACCAGTGCAGCTTTAACCACAGTGGGCTCGGTCCTCAGCAGGAGACTGGGAGACATGAG AGCTCTACCTTTCTCTAATTCCTTTAG CAACTATTCCATTCGCCACTCTATAAGTATGCCCGCCATGAG GAACTCTGCAACCTTCAAGTCGTTTGAGGATAAAATGGGGAACCTGAAG GAAATGGAAACTGAGTCGGTGTAG
- the tpd52l2b gene encoding tpd52 like 2b isoform X5, whose product MDPASQDINLNSPNKGLVVDQAESLSDVPVEGVVEAGPVGIAANPLPPGLMEEEAEELRTELTKVEEEINTLRQVLSAKERHAVDLKRKLGLSPLDELKQNFSKSWQDVQASNAYLSASATLDDISRSEAYKKTQETLSQAGQKTSAALTTVGSVLSRRLGDMRNSATFKSFEDKMGNLKEMETESV is encoded by the exons ATGGACCCCGCCAGTCAAG ATATCAACCTGAACTCTCCTAACAAGGGCCTTGTTGTGGATCAAGCAGAAAGCCTTTCCGATGTGCCGGTGGAGGGAGTGGTGGAGGCGGGGCCGGTGGGGATCGCAGCCAACCCTCTTCCACCTGGCCTgatggaggaagaggcagaGGAGCTTCGCACGGAGCTCACCAAG gtggaggaggagatcaacACCCTGCGTCAGGTTTTGTCAGCCAAAGAGAGACACGCTGTAGACCTGAAGAGGAAACTTGGCCTCAGCCCGCTCGACGAACTCAAGCAGAACTTTAGCAAGAGCTGGCAAGACGTACAGGCCTCCAACGC GTATCTGTCTGCCTCTGCCACTCTGGATGACATCTCCCGCTCTGAAGC ATACAAAAAGACTCAAGAGACTCTATCCCAGGCGGGACAGAAGACCAGTGCAGCTTTAACCACAGTGGGCTCGGTCCTCAGCAGGAGACTGGGAGACATGAG GAACTCTGCAACCTTCAAGTCGTTTGAGGATAAAATGGGGAACCTGAAG GAAATGGAAACTGAGTCGGTGTAG
- the tpd52l2b gene encoding tpd52 like 2b isoform X4 yields MDPASQDINLNSPNKGLVVDQAESLSDVPVEGVVEAGPVGIAANPLPPGLMEEEAEELRTELTKVEEEINTLRQVLSAKERHAVDLKRKLGLSPLDELKQNFSKSWQDVQASNAYLSASATLDDISRSEAYKKTQETLSQAGQKTSAALTTVGSVLSRRLGDMRALPFSNSFSNYSIRHSISMPAMRNSATFKSFEDKMGNLKVSRQ; encoded by the exons ATGGACCCCGCCAGTCAAG ATATCAACCTGAACTCTCCTAACAAGGGCCTTGTTGTGGATCAAGCAGAAAGCCTTTCCGATGTGCCGGTGGAGGGAGTGGTGGAGGCGGGGCCGGTGGGGATCGCAGCCAACCCTCTTCCACCTGGCCTgatggaggaagaggcagaGGAGCTTCGCACGGAGCTCACCAAG gtggaggaggagatcaacACCCTGCGTCAGGTTTTGTCAGCCAAAGAGAGACACGCTGTAGACCTGAAGAGGAAACTTGGCCTCAGCCCGCTCGACGAACTCAAGCAGAACTTTAGCAAGAGCTGGCAAGACGTACAGGCCTCCAACGC GTATCTGTCTGCCTCTGCCACTCTGGATGACATCTCCCGCTCTGAAGC ATACAAAAAGACTCAAGAGACTCTATCCCAGGCGGGACAGAAGACCAGTGCAGCTTTAACCACAGTGGGCTCGGTCCTCAGCAGGAGACTGGGAGACATGAG AGCTCTACCTTTCTCTAATTCCTTTAG CAACTATTCCATTCGCCACTCTATAAGTATGCCCGCCATGAG GAACTCTGCAACCTTCAAGTCGTTTGAGGATAAAATGGGGAACCTGAAGGTGAGCAGACAGTAG
- the LOC130199164 gene encoding tripartite motif-containing protein 54-like isoform X1 — translation MSLPAELSCLQVGRGAEGEAALATLEKQLICPICLELFNKPVVILPCQHNLCRKCANELYQPSLFQVRTTMQVNSGRFRCPSCRQEVVLDRHGVYGLPRNLLVENIIDVYKQEVINNSKAASPVPPPLFPAQMTCSDHEGERVNIYCLTCQVPTCSLCKVFGAHQSCQVAPLTDIYQQKKDELIEGVSSLVSVNDKVQALINELEETCKNIEENCKTQKQSVCEKFDRVFLILEERRKVMTQRISSEQEEKTSHAQSLVRCYGDSVEANSKLVERAVSSMEEPDMAAFVQNSRELITKVITATGSCPAETLKPGCESLSHYIFNFSRQERALRSIDFLKVLQNVPEEPVVENVPEEPVVQNVPEEPVVENVPEEPVVQNVPEEPVVENVPEEPVVQNVPEELVVQNVPEEPVVQNVPEEPVVQNVPEEPVVQNVPEEPVVQNVPEKTVVGKKPEEPRTPSVQIVEPKHHQETSPPNPESVVEPIKELIPTPISPPVRTAAPTSASVPPAPGLVKDSVEHAWAVLQPETNDPDLNAGESGLMKNKTEDQKEQAEGCAAARKEGAVCEEQEGMSTQQAVILLFYLLVFLALLQKVWAYIGCFIYT, via the exons atgtctcTGCCGGCGGAGCTGAGCTGCCTGCAGGTCGGCAGGGGAGCAGAGGGCGAGGCGGCGCTGGCAACGCTGGAGAAACAGCTGATCTGTCCCATCTGTCTGGAGCTCTTCAACAAACCGGTGGTCATCCTGCCCTGCCAGCATAACCTCTGCCGGAAGTGTGCCAATGAGCTGTACCAG CCCTCCTTGTTCCAGGTCCGTACCACCATGCAGGTGAACAGCGGTCGTTTCCGATGTCCGTcctgcagacaggaagttgtGCTGGATCGTCACGGTGTCTACGGCCTGCCACGGAACCTGCTGGTGGAGAACATCATCGATGtctacaaacaggaagtcatcaatAACAGCAAAGCCGCGAG ccctgtccctcctcctctttttcctgcTCAGATGACATGTTCAGATCatgagggtgagagggtgaacATTTACTGTCTCACCTGTCAGGTTCCTACATGTTCTCTCTGTAAAGTGTTCGGGGCTCATCAGTCCTGTCAGGTGGCTCCTCTGACAGACATCTATCAGCAGAAGAAG GATGAGCTGATTGAAGGGGTCAGTTCTTTGGTGTCAGTCAACGACAAAGTCCAGGCTTTGATCAATGAGCTGGAGGAGACTTGCAAAAATATAgag GAGAACTGTAAGACTCagaaacaaagtgtgtgtgagaagttcgATCGTGTGTTTTTGATCCTTGAGGAGAGACGAAAG GTGATGACGCAGCGAATCAGCTCTGAGCAGGAAGAGAAGACAAGCCACGCCCAGTCGTTGGTGCGTTGCTATGGAGACAGCGTGGAAGCCAACAGCAAACTTGTGGAGAGAGCAGTGAGCAGCATGGAGGAACCAGACATGGCTGCTtttgttcag AATTCAAGAGAGTTGATCACAAA AGTGATAACAGCGACCGGCTCTTGTCCAGCTGAGACATTGAAACCAGGTTGTGAGAGTTTGAGCCACTACATATTTAACTTCAGCAGACAAGAGAGGGCTCTGAGGAGCATAGACTTCCTCAAAG TTTTGCAAAATGTTCCTGAAGAACCAGTGGTGGAAAATGTTCCTGAAGAACCAGTGGTGCAAAATGTTCCTGAAGAACCAGTGGTGGAAAATGTTCCTGAAGAACCAGTGGTGCAAAATGTTCCTGAAGAACCAGTGGTGGAAAATGTTCCTGAAGAACCAGTGGTGCAAAATGTTCCTGAAGAACTAGTGGTGCAAAATGTTCCTGAAGAACCAGTGGTGCAAAATGTTCCTGAAGAACCAGTGGTGCAAAATGTTCCTGAAGAACCAGTGGTGCAAAATGTTCCTGAAGAACCAGTGGTGCAAAATGTTCCGGAAAAAACAGTGGTGGGAAAGAAGCCTGAAGAACCCAGAACGCCCTCTGTCCAGATTGTAGAACCAAAACACCATCAGGAAACCTCCCCACCCAACCCGGAATCTGTTGTAGAACCAATTAAAGAGCTAATCCCAACGCCGATATCCCCACCAGTGAGAACAGCTGCACCAACATCAGCCTCAGTCCCACCAGCTCCAGGTCTGGTGAAGGACTCCGTGGAGCACGCATGGGCGGTTCTACAGCCGGAAACCAATGACCCGGACTTAAATGCTGGAGAATCCGGTCTGATGAAGAACAAAACAGAGGATCAAAAAGAGCAGGCCGAGGGATGTGCAGCTGCTCGTAAAGAAGGAGCCGTCTGTGAAGAGCAGGAGGGAATGAGCACACAGCAG GCTGTCATTCTGCTCTTCTACCTGTTGGTCTTCCTGGCCCTCCTGCAGAAGGTTTGGGCTTACATCGGCTGCTTCATTTACACATAA
- the LOC130199164 gene encoding E3 ubiquitin-protein ligase TRIM63-like isoform X2 codes for MQVNSGRFRCPSCRQEVVLDRHGVYGLPRNLLVENIIDVYKQEVINNSKAASPVPPPLFPAQMTCSDHEGERVNIYCLTCQVPTCSLCKVFGAHQSCQVAPLTDIYQQKKDELIEGVSSLVSVNDKVQALINELEETCKNIEENCKTQKQSVCEKFDRVFLILEERRKVMTQRISSEQEEKTSHAQSLVRCYGDSVEANSKLVERAVSSMEEPDMAAFVQNSRELITKVITATGSCPAETLKPGCESLSHYIFNFSRQERALRSIDFLKVLQNVPEEPVVENVPEEPVVQNVPEEPVVENVPEEPVVQNVPEEPVVENVPEEPVVQNVPEELVVQNVPEEPVVQNVPEEPVVQNVPEEPVVQNVPEEPVVQNVPEKTVVGKKPEEPRTPSVQIVEPKHHQETSPPNPESVVEPIKELIPTPISPPVRTAAPTSASVPPAPGLVKDSVEHAWAVLQPETNDPDLNAGESGLMKNKTEDQKEQAEGCAAARKEGAVCEEQEGMSTQQAVILLFYLLVFLALLQKVWAYIGCFIYT; via the exons ATGCAGGTGAACAGCGGTCGTTTCCGATGTCCGTcctgcagacaggaagttgtGCTGGATCGTCACGGTGTCTACGGCCTGCCACGGAACCTGCTGGTGGAGAACATCATCGATGtctacaaacaggaagtcatcaatAACAGCAAAGCCGCGAG ccctgtccctcctcctctttttcctgcTCAGATGACATGTTCAGATCatgagggtgagagggtgaacATTTACTGTCTCACCTGTCAGGTTCCTACATGTTCTCTCTGTAAAGTGTTCGGGGCTCATCAGTCCTGTCAGGTGGCTCCTCTGACAGACATCTATCAGCAGAAGAAG GATGAGCTGATTGAAGGGGTCAGTTCTTTGGTGTCAGTCAACGACAAAGTCCAGGCTTTGATCAATGAGCTGGAGGAGACTTGCAAAAATATAgag GAGAACTGTAAGACTCagaaacaaagtgtgtgtgagaagttcgATCGTGTGTTTTTGATCCTTGAGGAGAGACGAAAG GTGATGACGCAGCGAATCAGCTCTGAGCAGGAAGAGAAGACAAGCCACGCCCAGTCGTTGGTGCGTTGCTATGGAGACAGCGTGGAAGCCAACAGCAAACTTGTGGAGAGAGCAGTGAGCAGCATGGAGGAACCAGACATGGCTGCTtttgttcag AATTCAAGAGAGTTGATCACAAA AGTGATAACAGCGACCGGCTCTTGTCCAGCTGAGACATTGAAACCAGGTTGTGAGAGTTTGAGCCACTACATATTTAACTTCAGCAGACAAGAGAGGGCTCTGAGGAGCATAGACTTCCTCAAAG TTTTGCAAAATGTTCCTGAAGAACCAGTGGTGGAAAATGTTCCTGAAGAACCAGTGGTGCAAAATGTTCCTGAAGAACCAGTGGTGGAAAATGTTCCTGAAGAACCAGTGGTGCAAAATGTTCCTGAAGAACCAGTGGTGGAAAATGTTCCTGAAGAACCAGTGGTGCAAAATGTTCCTGAAGAACTAGTGGTGCAAAATGTTCCTGAAGAACCAGTGGTGCAAAATGTTCCTGAAGAACCAGTGGTGCAAAATGTTCCTGAAGAACCAGTGGTGCAAAATGTTCCTGAAGAACCAGTGGTGCAAAATGTTCCGGAAAAAACAGTGGTGGGAAAGAAGCCTGAAGAACCCAGAACGCCCTCTGTCCAGATTGTAGAACCAAAACACCATCAGGAAACCTCCCCACCCAACCCGGAATCTGTTGTAGAACCAATTAAAGAGCTAATCCCAACGCCGATATCCCCACCAGTGAGAACAGCTGCACCAACATCAGCCTCAGTCCCACCAGCTCCAGGTCTGGTGAAGGACTCCGTGGAGCACGCATGGGCGGTTCTACAGCCGGAAACCAATGACCCGGACTTAAATGCTGGAGAATCCGGTCTGATGAAGAACAAAACAGAGGATCAAAAAGAGCAGGCCGAGGGATGTGCAGCTGCTCGTAAAGAAGGAGCCGTCTGTGAAGAGCAGGAGGGAATGAGCACACAGCAG GCTGTCATTCTGCTCTTCTACCTGTTGGTCTTCCTGGCCCTCCTGCAGAAGGTTTGGGCTTACATCGGCTGCTTCATTTACACATAA
- the LOC130199164 gene encoding tripartite motif-containing protein 54-like isoform X3 has translation MSLPAELSCLQVGRGAEGEAALATLEKQLICPICLELFNKPVVILPCQHNLCRKCANELYQPSLFQVRTTMQVNSGRFRCPSCRQEVVLDRHGVYGLPRNLLVENIIDVYKQEVINNSKAASPVPPPLFPAQMTCSDHEGERVNIYCLTCQVPTCSLCKVFGAHQSCQVAPLTDIYQQKKDELIEGVSSLVSVNDKVQALINELEETCKNIEENCKTQKQSVCEKFDRVFLILEERRKVMTQRISSEQEEKTSHAQSLVRCYGDSVEANSKLVERAVSSMEEPDMAAFVQNSRELITKVITATGSCPAETLKPGCESLSHYIFNFSRQERALRSIDFLKGIVLSLQFCKMFLKNQWWKMFLKNQWCKMFLKNQWWKMFLKNQWCKMFLKNQWWKMFLKNQWCKMFLKN, from the exons atgtctcTGCCGGCGGAGCTGAGCTGCCTGCAGGTCGGCAGGGGAGCAGAGGGCGAGGCGGCGCTGGCAACGCTGGAGAAACAGCTGATCTGTCCCATCTGTCTGGAGCTCTTCAACAAACCGGTGGTCATCCTGCCCTGCCAGCATAACCTCTGCCGGAAGTGTGCCAATGAGCTGTACCAG CCCTCCTTGTTCCAGGTCCGTACCACCATGCAGGTGAACAGCGGTCGTTTCCGATGTCCGTcctgcagacaggaagttgtGCTGGATCGTCACGGTGTCTACGGCCTGCCACGGAACCTGCTGGTGGAGAACATCATCGATGtctacaaacaggaagtcatcaatAACAGCAAAGCCGCGAG ccctgtccctcctcctctttttcctgcTCAGATGACATGTTCAGATCatgagggtgagagggtgaacATTTACTGTCTCACCTGTCAGGTTCCTACATGTTCTCTCTGTAAAGTGTTCGGGGCTCATCAGTCCTGTCAGGTGGCTCCTCTGACAGACATCTATCAGCAGAAGAAG GATGAGCTGATTGAAGGGGTCAGTTCTTTGGTGTCAGTCAACGACAAAGTCCAGGCTTTGATCAATGAGCTGGAGGAGACTTGCAAAAATATAgag GAGAACTGTAAGACTCagaaacaaagtgtgtgtgagaagttcgATCGTGTGTTTTTGATCCTTGAGGAGAGACGAAAG GTGATGACGCAGCGAATCAGCTCTGAGCAGGAAGAGAAGACAAGCCACGCCCAGTCGTTGGTGCGTTGCTATGGAGACAGCGTGGAAGCCAACAGCAAACTTGTGGAGAGAGCAGTGAGCAGCATGGAGGAACCAGACATGGCTGCTtttgttcag AATTCAAGAGAGTTGATCACAAA AGTGATAACAGCGACCGGCTCTTGTCCAGCTGAGACATTGAAACCAGGTTGTGAGAGTTTGAGCCACTACATATTTAACTTCAGCAGACAAGAGAGGGCTCTGAGGAGCATAGACTTCCTCAAAG GTATTGTTTTATCCCTGCAGTTTTGCAAAATGTTCCTGAAGAACCAGTGGTGGAAAATGTTCCTGAAGAACCAGTGGTGCAAAATGTTCCTGAAGAACCAGTGGTGGAAAATGTTCCTGAAGAACCAGTGGTGCAAAATGTTCCTGAAGAACCAGTGGTGGAAAATGTTCCTGAAGAACCAGTGGTGCAAAATGTTCCTGAAGAACTAG